The following coding sequences lie in one Cupriavidus sp. WKF15 genomic window:
- the rlmD gene encoding 23S rRNA (uracil(1939)-C(5))-methyltransferase RlmD: MSQVVSSPLETPATPSAASAAPNAPAAVASGADPVVVIDSLDMEARGVGRLVNEDGTPGKVIFVEGALPGETVSYKSFRRKPSYEQAHLLEIRQESVMRVKPGCKHFGVCGGCSMQHLDSRAQLAIKQRVLEDNLWHLSKVRPEVMFRPIAGPDWGYRYRARLTVRYVAKKGGVLVGFHERKSSYVADMTSCEILPPQISAMLVPLRELVGGLSIRDRMPQIELAVGHEVTALVLRILEPLTDADKDLLRAFADQYKVQFWLQPKGPDTVAPFYPLDRELAYTLPEFGIRMPFKPTDFTQVNHQINRVLIGRALRLLDAQPQDRLLDLFCGIGNFTLPLATQGRSVMGIEGSEALTTRALANAGYNGLAHKTEFACRNLFEVTAEDIAALGRFDRWLVDPPREGALAVCKALGELAQQGSDVLPSRIVYVSCSPSTLARDAGLLVHEAGYRLVGAGVVNMFPHTSHVESIAVFERG, translated from the coding sequence GTGTCCCAAGTCGTGTCCTCCCCACTAGAAACGCCCGCAACGCCGAGTGCGGCATCTGCCGCTCCGAACGCCCCGGCCGCCGTCGCGTCGGGCGCAGATCCCGTCGTTGTCATCGACAGCCTTGACATGGAGGCCCGTGGTGTCGGCCGCCTGGTCAATGAAGACGGCACGCCCGGCAAGGTGATCTTCGTCGAGGGCGCGCTGCCCGGCGAAACCGTGAGCTACAAGAGCTTTCGCCGCAAGCCGAGTTATGAGCAGGCCCACCTGCTGGAAATCAGGCAAGAATCGGTGATGCGTGTCAAGCCAGGCTGCAAGCACTTCGGTGTCTGCGGCGGCTGCTCCATGCAACACCTGGATTCGCGCGCGCAACTCGCCATCAAGCAGCGGGTGCTCGAAGACAACCTCTGGCATTTGTCGAAGGTTCGTCCCGAAGTGATGTTCAGGCCCATTGCCGGACCGGATTGGGGTTACCGCTATCGTGCGCGCCTGACGGTGCGGTACGTGGCCAAGAAAGGCGGGGTGCTGGTCGGCTTCCACGAGCGCAAGAGCAGCTATGTCGCCGACATGACGAGCTGTGAGATTCTTCCGCCACAAATTTCCGCAATGCTGGTGCCCTTGCGCGAGCTTGTGGGCGGTCTTTCGATCCGCGACCGCATGCCGCAGATCGAACTTGCGGTCGGCCACGAGGTCACGGCACTGGTGCTGCGTATCCTGGAACCGCTGACCGATGCGGACAAGGACCTGCTGCGCGCCTTTGCGGATCAGTACAAGGTCCAGTTCTGGCTCCAGCCCAAGGGCCCGGATACCGTTGCGCCGTTCTATCCGCTTGACCGGGAACTGGCCTACACGCTGCCCGAGTTCGGCATTCGCATGCCGTTCAAGCCGACGGACTTCACGCAGGTCAATCACCAGATCAACCGTGTGCTGATCGGCCGTGCGTTGCGTCTGCTGGACGCCCAGCCGCAAGACCGGCTGCTCGACCTGTTCTGCGGCATCGGCAACTTCACGCTGCCACTGGCCACGCAGGGGCGCTCGGTCATGGGTATCGAAGGCAGCGAAGCCCTGACGACCCGGGCGCTGGCCAATGCCGGTTACAACGGGCTGGCGCACAAGACGGAATTCGCTTGCCGCAATCTGTTTGAAGTCACGGCCGAGGACATCGCCGCGCTGGGCCGCTTCGACCGCTGGCTGGTCGACCCCCCGCGCGAGGGCGCGCTGGCCGTGTGCAAGGCGCTGGGCGAGCTGGCGCAGCAAGGCAGCGACGTGCTCCCGAGCCGGATCGTCTACGTATCGTGCAGCCCCTCGACCCTGGCCCGCGATGCTGGCTTGCTGGTGCACGAGGCCGGCTACCGGCTGGTGGGCGCAGGCGTTGTGAACATGTTCCCGCATACCTCGCACGTCGAGTCGATTGCCGTGTTCGAGCGCGGGTAG
- a CDS encoding Bax inhibitor-1/YccA family protein yields the protein MDNKLNTYGFGNASTVSDVVVRNRVLRNTYWLLAISMIPTVIGAWIGVATGFSFMAGSPGLSLILFLGIAFAFFYGIEKTKNSSMGVVLLLAFTFFMGLMLSRLIGAVLQFSNGPALIMYAFGGTAAVFGAMATIATVSKRDFSGLSKFLFVGLILLILASVANIWLQLPSLMITVSVIAIGIFSAYILFDVQRVVNGGETNYITATLAIYLDVYNVFTNLLALLGIFGGSRD from the coding sequence ATGGATAACAAGCTGAACACCTACGGTTTCGGCAATGCGTCGACGGTCAGCGATGTCGTCGTGCGCAACCGGGTCTTGCGCAACACTTACTGGCTGCTGGCCATCTCGATGATTCCCACCGTGATCGGTGCATGGATCGGCGTGGCGACCGGCTTCAGCTTCATGGCAGGCAGCCCCGGCCTGTCGCTGATCCTCTTCCTCGGCATTGCGTTCGCCTTCTTCTACGGCATCGAGAAGACCAAGAACAGCAGCATGGGCGTGGTCCTGCTGCTGGCCTTCACGTTCTTCATGGGACTGATGCTGTCGCGCCTGATCGGCGCGGTGCTGCAGTTCTCGAACGGACCGGCACTGATCATGTATGCCTTTGGCGGCACTGCGGCGGTATTCGGCGCGATGGCCACCATCGCCACGGTCAGCAAGCGTGATTTTTCGGGCCTGAGCAAGTTCCTGTTCGTTGGCCTGATCCTGCTGATCCTGGCAAGCGTCGCCAATATCTGGCTGCAACTGCCGTCGCTGATGATCACGGTGTCGGTCATCGCCATCGGCATTTTCTCGGCCTACATCCTGTTCGATGTGCAGCGCGTGGTGAATGGCGGCGAGACCAATTACATCACCGCAACGCTGGCGATCTACCTCGACGTCTACAACGTGTTCACGAACCTGCTGGCCCTGCTGGGCATTTTTGGCGGCAGCCGGGACTGA
- the ndk gene encoding nucleoside-diphosphate kinase — protein MAIERTLSIIKPDAVAKNVIGQIYARFEAAGLKIIAAKMVHLSRGEAEQFYAVHKERPFFKDLVDFMVSGPVMIQALEGENAIAKNRELMGATDPKKADKGTIRADFADSIDANAVHGSDAAETAAVEVAFFFPGMNVYSR, from the coding sequence ATGGCGATCGAACGCACCCTGTCGATTATCAAGCCGGATGCCGTGGCCAAGAACGTTATCGGCCAGATCTACGCCCGTTTCGAGGCCGCCGGCCTGAAGATCATTGCTGCCAAGATGGTGCACCTGTCGCGCGGCGAAGCCGAGCAGTTCTACGCTGTCCACAAGGAGCGCCCGTTCTTCAAGGACCTGGTCGACTTCATGGTCTCGGGCCCGGTCATGATCCAGGCTCTGGAAGGCGAGAACGCCATCGCCAAGAACCGTGAGCTGATGGGCGCCACCGACCCGAAGAAGGCCGACAAGGGCACCATCCGCGCCGACTTCGCCGACAGCATCGACGCCAACGCCGTGCACGGCTCGGACGCTGCTGAAACCGCCGCTGTGGAAGTTGCCTTCTTCTTCCCGGGCATGAACGTTTACAGCCGCTGA
- the rlmN gene encoding 23S rRNA (adenine(2503)-C(2))-methyltransferase RlmN has protein sequence MNNLVNLLDLDADALTAYCGELGEKPFRARQLQRWIHHFGASRFDAMSDLAKSLREKLATRAEIRSPAVITDHLSADGTRKWLLDVGNGNAVETVYIPEETRGTLCVSSQAGCAVNCRFCSTGKQGFSRNLTTGEIIGQLWMAEFAMREQLGRGPKDDRVISNVVMMGMGEPLLNYDQVVPAMRLMLDDNAYGLSRRRVTLSTSGVVPMMDRLSKDLPVALAVSLHASNDALRDVLVPLNKKYPLADLMAACRRYLEFAPRDFITFEYCMLDGVNDGVQHARELLKLVADVPCKFNLIPFNPFPESGLKRSNNEQIRRFAQVLMDAGIVTTIRKTRGDDIDAACGQLAGEVKDRTRLAERGKFGKITPLVPVAATGQAGEARPA, from the coding sequence ATGAACAATCTCGTCAACCTGCTCGACCTGGATGCGGACGCGCTCACCGCCTATTGCGGGGAGCTCGGCGAGAAGCCGTTTCGTGCGCGGCAGCTGCAACGCTGGATCCACCATTTCGGTGCCAGCCGTTTCGACGCCATGTCGGATCTCGCCAAGTCGCTGCGCGAAAAGCTCGCCACGCGGGCCGAGATCCGCTCGCCGGCCGTCATCACCGACCACCTGTCGGCCGACGGCACGCGCAAGTGGCTGCTCGATGTCGGCAATGGCAACGCGGTGGAGACGGTGTACATCCCCGAGGAAACGCGCGGCACGCTGTGCGTCTCCTCGCAGGCCGGGTGCGCCGTCAACTGCCGGTTCTGTTCGACCGGCAAGCAGGGTTTCTCGCGCAACCTGACCACGGGCGAGATCATCGGCCAGCTGTGGATGGCGGAGTTCGCCATGCGCGAGCAACTGGGCCGTGGCCCCAAGGATGACCGCGTCATCTCCAATGTGGTGATGATGGGCATGGGCGAGCCGCTGCTCAATTACGACCAGGTCGTCCCGGCCATGCGGCTGATGCTGGACGACAATGCGTATGGCCTGTCGCGCCGGCGCGTGACGCTGTCCACTTCCGGCGTGGTGCCGATGATGGACCGGCTGTCGAAAGACCTGCCGGTGGCGCTTGCGGTGTCGCTGCACGCGTCCAATGACGCCCTGCGCGACGTGCTCGTGCCGCTGAACAAGAAGTACCCGCTGGCCGATCTGATGGCGGCATGCCGCCGTTACCTGGAATTCGCGCCGCGCGACTTCATTACCTTCGAATACTGCATGCTGGATGGCGTCAATGACGGCGTCCAGCATGCGCGGGAGCTGTTGAAGCTGGTGGCCGACGTGCCTTGCAAGTTCAACCTGATCCCGTTCAACCCCTTCCCCGAATCGGGTCTCAAGCGTTCCAACAACGAGCAGATCCGGCGCTTTGCGCAGGTGTTGATGGACGCTGGCATCGTGACCACGATCCGCAAGACGCGCGGCGATGATATAGACGCGGCGTGCGGCCAGCTGGCCGGGGAAGTCAAGGATCGCACCCGGCTTGCCGAGCGCGGCAAGTTCGGCAAGATCACGCCTTTGGTGCCGGTTGCCGCGACTGGCCAAGCTGGGGAGGCTCGCCCTGCATGA
- the pilW gene encoding type IV pilus biogenesis/stability protein PilW produces the protein MIRLIAAALLGLLMLSACQLPQAPSQDLQTTSDQTDARRRAGIRLQLATNYLEAGQNSVALDEVKQAIAADPSMGDAYHVRALIYMAMNEKALADDSFRTAVSMRGNDGDLLNNYGWFLCQEGRYGEAVPMLERAVSAPSAGGPAKPLISLGACQIRNGAGAEAEKNLKAALGYDRNNPVANTNLALVYYRRGDLAQARQFAERVNNSKFASAQSLWLGARIARRQGDAATQGALVAQLRQRFPDSRELSAYEQGAWDE, from the coding sequence ATGATCCGTCTGATCGCTGCAGCCCTGCTGGGGCTGCTGATGTTGTCAGCTTGCCAGTTGCCGCAAGCGCCCTCGCAGGACCTCCAGACCACTTCCGACCAGACCGATGCCCGGCGCCGCGCCGGCATCCGGCTGCAGTTGGCCACCAATTACCTTGAGGCCGGCCAGAACAGTGTTGCGCTCGACGAGGTCAAGCAGGCAATTGCCGCCGACCCCAGCATGGGCGACGCGTACCATGTGCGCGCGCTGATCTACATGGCCATGAACGAGAAGGCGCTGGCCGACGACAGCTTCCGCACCGCGGTTTCCATGCGCGGCAATGATGGCGACCTGCTCAACAACTATGGCTGGTTCTTGTGCCAGGAAGGCCGGTATGGCGAGGCGGTTCCGATGCTCGAGCGCGCGGTGTCCGCTCCCTCGGCCGGCGGGCCCGCCAAGCCGCTGATCAGCCTTGGCGCATGCCAGATCCGCAATGGCGCTGGTGCCGAAGCCGAGAAGAACCTGAAGGCGGCGCTTGGCTACGATCGGAACAATCCGGTCGCCAATACCAACCTGGCGCTGGTTTACTACCGGCGTGGCGACCTCGCGCAGGCTCGGCAATTTGCGGAGCGAGTCAACAACAGCAAATTTGCAAGCGCGCAATCCCTCTGGCTGGGTGCGCGCATTGCGCGCCGTCAGGGCGACGCGGCGACGCAGGGCGCCCTTGTGGCACAGCTGCGCCAGCGTTTCCCCGATTCGCGCGAACTGAGCGCCTACGAACAAGGAGCATGGGATGAGTGA
- a CDS encoding RodZ domain-containing protein has protein sequence MSEQERAAGQAASTGHVGGGATESEREAVAREIGVLLAQARESQRMSIEDVSARLKVATSKLTAIEGGQVDALPDITFAKGVMRAYARMLHVDVDVLLARFHPRPVQVTEMARQRESGLNETFDDRRRFGSRRGTGAGGRWVWLALVVAGVAAGGWFGLDHMKQWLEARNSAAEATHAEVREQPAQTSDSGTVTAALPPVMAGADSPAPSEALPASAPAVAASDVAVPVPAAAAAPAALTAKAEPASAPAPATAAAQGELQIKFSADTWYEIRDRSGKVVLGGTAKAGQEVAGGGTAPYKVTIGNVKGVESMSRNGTPVDLKAANRNNVARLTLP, from the coding sequence ATGAGTGAGCAAGAGCGCGCCGCAGGCCAGGCCGCATCGACGGGACACGTCGGCGGGGGCGCGACAGAATCTGAGCGTGAAGCCGTGGCGCGCGAGATCGGCGTGCTGCTGGCACAGGCGCGAGAATCGCAACGGATGTCCATCGAAGACGTGAGTGCTCGCCTGAAAGTTGCCACGTCGAAGCTGACTGCAATTGAAGGCGGCCAAGTCGATGCGCTTCCCGATATCACCTTTGCCAAGGGCGTGATGCGTGCTTACGCGCGCATGCTGCACGTCGACGTGGACGTCTTGCTCGCGCGGTTCCACCCGCGGCCGGTCCAGGTCACGGAGATGGCGCGCCAGCGCGAAAGCGGCCTCAACGAGACGTTCGACGACCGCAGGCGCTTTGGGTCCCGCCGGGGCACGGGTGCCGGCGGGCGCTGGGTCTGGCTGGCACTGGTGGTGGCCGGCGTGGCCGCGGGCGGCTGGTTCGGGCTCGACCATATGAAGCAGTGGCTGGAAGCGCGCAATAGCGCCGCTGAGGCCACGCACGCCGAAGTGCGGGAGCAGCCGGCTCAGACATCCGACTCCGGCACCGTGACGGCGGCGCTTCCGCCGGTCATGGCCGGTGCTGACTCCCCGGCGCCGTCCGAGGCATTGCCTGCCAGCGCGCCGGCGGTTGCTGCCAGCGACGTGGCCGTGCCCGTGCCGGCTGCGGCGGCAGCCCCGGCGGCGCTCACTGCCAAAGCGGAACCGGCATCGGCACCCGCGCCGGCCACGGCCGCTGCGCAGGGTGAACTGCAGATCAAGTTCTCGGCCGACACCTGGTACGAGATCCGCGACCGCAGCGGCAAGGTCGTCCTGGGCGGCACCGCCAAGGCCGGCCAGGAAGTCGCGGGTGGCGGCACGGCGCCCTACAAGGTGACCATCGGCAACGTGAAGGGTGTGGAGTCGATGAGCCGCAACGGCACGCCGGTCGACTTGAAGGCGGCAAACCGCAACAACGTCGCGCGCCTGACGCTGCCCTGA
- the ispG gene encoding flavodoxin-dependent (E)-4-hydroxy-3-methylbut-2-enyl-diphosphate synthase — protein MNEQLCLPVLPGPLPRRSTRQARIAWGDNIVTIGGGAPVRVQSMTNTDTVDAIGTAIQVKELARAGSEIVRITVNTPEAAAAVPHIREQLDRMGVNVPLVGDFHYNGHKLLQDHPACAEALSKYRINPGNVGQGAKRDTQFAQMIEMACRYSKPVRIGVNWGSLDQDLLARIMDENAGRAEPWPAQSVMIEALITSAIDSAKKAEEIGLPGSQIILSCKVSQVQELIAVYRELARRCDYALHLGLTEAGMGSKGIVASTAALSVLLQEGIGDTIRISLTPEPGAPREKEVYVGQEILQTMGMRNFTPMVIACPGCGRTTSTVFQELAASIQAYLREQMPQWKTAYPGVEEMDVAVMGCIVNGPGESKHANIGISLPGSGESPAAPVFVDGVKVKTLRGERIAEEFQAIVDEYVRTHYGPGAARAEKEAVA, from the coding sequence ATGAACGAACAGCTTTGTCTTCCCGTCCTGCCGGGCCCGCTGCCGCGCCGCTCGACGCGCCAGGCGCGCATCGCCTGGGGCGATAACATCGTCACCATCGGTGGCGGGGCGCCGGTGCGGGTGCAGTCGATGACCAATACGGATACCGTCGATGCCATTGGCACGGCGATCCAGGTCAAGGAACTGGCGCGCGCGGGGTCCGAGATTGTCCGCATCACCGTCAACACGCCCGAGGCGGCTGCGGCCGTGCCGCACATCCGCGAGCAGCTCGACCGCATGGGCGTCAACGTGCCGCTGGTGGGAGACTTCCACTACAACGGCCACAAGCTGCTGCAGGACCATCCAGCCTGCGCCGAGGCGTTGTCGAAGTACCGCATCAACCCCGGCAATGTCGGGCAGGGCGCCAAGCGCGACACGCAGTTCGCGCAGATGATCGAGATGGCCTGCCGGTACAGCAAGCCGGTGCGCATCGGCGTCAACTGGGGCAGCCTGGACCAGGATCTGCTCGCGCGCATCATGGACGAGAACGCCGGCCGTGCCGAACCCTGGCCCGCGCAGAGCGTGATGATCGAGGCGCTGATCACCTCGGCGATCGATTCGGCGAAGAAGGCCGAGGAAATCGGCCTGCCGGGCAGCCAGATCATCCTGTCGTGCAAGGTTTCGCAGGTGCAGGAACTGATCGCGGTGTACCGCGAACTGGCGCGCCGCTGCGACTATGCACTGCATCTCGGGCTGACCGAGGCGGGCATGGGCAGCAAGGGCATCGTGGCCTCGACGGCGGCGCTGTCGGTGCTGCTGCAGGAAGGCATCGGCGATACCATCCGCATTTCGCTGACGCCCGAGCCGGGCGCGCCGCGCGAGAAGGAAGTCTATGTCGGCCAGGAAATCCTGCAGACCATGGGCATGCGCAACTTCACGCCGATGGTGATCGCGTGCCCGGGTTGCGGCCGCACCACCAGCACCGTGTTCCAGGAGCTGGCGGCCAGCATCCAGGCGTATCTGCGCGAACAGATGCCGCAGTGGAAGACCGCCTACCCCGGCGTCGAGGAGATGGATGTGGCCGTGATGGGCTGCATCGTCAACGGTCCGGGCGAGAGCAAGCACGCCAATATCGGCATCTCGCTGCCGGGCTCGGGCGAATCGCCGGCGGCGCCGGTGTTCGTGGATGGCGTCAAGGTGAAGACGCTGCGCGGCGAGCGCATCGCCGAAGAATTCCAGGCGATCGTCGACGAGTACGTTCGCACGCATTACGGTCCGGGCGCAGCACGGGCAGAGAAGGAAGCGGTGGCCTGA
- the hisS gene encoding histidine--tRNA ligase, which produces MTQNENPSAQSGAKAEDKARPAKALQGVKGMNDMLPADAPLWEHFENAARAMLRAYGYQQIRTPIVEHTQLFVRGIGEVTDIVEKEMYSFTDSLNGEQLTLRPEGTAAAVRATIEHNLLYDGPKRLWYTGPMFRHERPQRGRYRQFHQLGAEALGFAGPDVDAEIILMCQRLWDDLGLTGVRLEINSLGQAHERAAHREELIKYLERFQEILDEDGKRRLYTNPLRVLDTKNPALQEMAANAPKLIDFLGEESLAHFEGVQRLLKANNIPYKINPRLVRGLDYYNLTVFEWITDKLGAQGTIAGGGRYDPLIAQMGGKPAPACGWAMGIERIIELIREEGVVPDAVGCDIYLVHQGEAAAQQAMVAAERLRDAGLDVVLHATTDGKSGSFKSQMKRADASGAAYAVIIGEDEVAAGVMQVKELRQGAQAEGGGQQAQVPAEGLVDYLIDAMVGASE; this is translated from the coding sequence ATGACGCAAAACGAGAATCCGTCCGCGCAAAGCGGCGCCAAGGCAGAAGACAAGGCACGCCCCGCCAAGGCATTGCAGGGCGTGAAGGGCATGAACGACATGCTGCCCGCGGATGCCCCGCTGTGGGAGCATTTCGAGAACGCCGCGCGCGCCATGCTGCGGGCCTATGGCTACCAGCAGATCCGCACGCCGATCGTCGAGCATACCCAGCTGTTCGTGCGTGGCATCGGCGAGGTGACGGATATTGTCGAGAAGGAAATGTATTCCTTCACCGATTCGCTCAATGGCGAGCAACTCACGCTGCGCCCGGAAGGCACCGCGGCGGCCGTGCGCGCCACCATCGAGCACAACCTGCTGTACGACGGCCCGAAGCGTCTGTGGTACACCGGCCCGATGTTCCGCCACGAGCGTCCGCAGCGCGGCCGCTATCGCCAGTTCCATCAGCTCGGCGCCGAGGCGCTCGGCTTTGCCGGCCCGGACGTGGATGCCGAGATCATCCTGATGTGCCAGCGCCTGTGGGATGATCTGGGCCTGACCGGCGTGCGGCTGGAAATCAATTCGCTGGGCCAGGCGCATGAGCGCGCCGCGCACCGCGAAGAGTTGATCAAGTACCTGGAACGGTTCCAGGAGATCCTGGACGAGGATGGCAAGCGCCGCCTTTACACCAATCCGCTGCGCGTGCTCGACACGAAAAATCCCGCACTGCAGGAAATGGCGGCCAACGCGCCCAAGCTGATCGATTTCCTGGGCGAGGAATCGCTGGCCCACTTCGAGGGCGTGCAGCGCCTGTTGAAGGCCAACAACATTCCGTACAAGATCAATCCGCGCCTGGTGCGCGGACTGGACTATTACAACCTGACGGTGTTCGAGTGGATCACGGACAAGCTTGGCGCGCAGGGCACCATTGCCGGCGGCGGTCGCTATGATCCGCTGATCGCGCAGATGGGCGGCAAGCCGGCGCCGGCCTGCGGCTGGGCCATGGGTATCGAGCGCATCATCGAGCTGATCCGCGAGGAAGGCGTGGTACCGGACGCGGTGGGCTGTGATATCTACCTCGTGCACCAGGGTGAAGCCGCGGCCCAGCAAGCCATGGTCGCTGCCGAGCGCCTGCGCGATGCCGGACTGGACGTAGTGCTGCATGCCACGACCGACGGCAAGAGCGGCAGCTTCAAGTCGCAGATGAAGCGCGCCGACGCGAGCGGCGCGGCGTACGCCGTGATCATCGGCGAGGACGAAGTCGCTGCCGGCGTAATGCAGGTGAAGGAACTTCGCCAGGGCGCGCAGGCCGAAGGCGGCGGCCAGCAGGCGCAAGTGCCTGCCGAGGGCCTGGTCGACTACCTGATCGACGCGATGGTCGGCGCCAGCGAATAA
- a CDS encoding tetratricopeptide repeat protein: protein MAYDLEEQEQLENLKAWWRQYGNALTWILIAALLAFAAWNGWKYWERKQASEAAVLYDQVIKAAEGRDAERVKRAAGDLEDKFGKTAYGPMSALVAAKVLYDAGDLAAAKAQLQWAIDHGDGEYSLIARVRLAGVLLDEKAYDQGLALLKDEPPAPFVALYADRKGDLLAAQDKRADARAAYRKALDKLSADDQSMRQIIQFKLDALGTA from the coding sequence ATGGCATACGATCTGGAAGAGCAGGAACAGCTTGAAAACCTGAAGGCCTGGTGGCGTCAGTACGGCAATGCCCTGACGTGGATCCTGATTGCCGCTTTGCTGGCGTTCGCCGCCTGGAATGGCTGGAAGTACTGGGAACGCAAGCAGGCTTCCGAGGCCGCCGTGCTGTACGACCAGGTGATCAAGGCTGCGGAAGGCCGCGATGCCGAGCGCGTCAAGCGCGCCGCTGGCGACCTTGAAGACAAGTTCGGCAAGACGGCCTATGGTCCGATGAGCGCGCTGGTCGCAGCCAAGGTGCTGTACGATGCGGGCGATCTGGCGGCCGCCAAGGCACAGTTGCAGTGGGCAATCGATCATGGCGACGGCGAGTACTCGCTGATTGCCCGTGTGCGTCTTGCGGGCGTGCTGCTCGACGAGAAGGCCTACGACCAGGGCCTGGCGCTGCTCAAGGACGAGCCGCCGGCGCCGTTCGTCGCGCTGTATGCCGACCGCAAGGGCGATCTGCTGGCCGCGCAGGACAAGCGCGCCGACGCACGCGCTGCCTACCGCAAGGCGCTGGACAAGCTGAGCGCCGACGATCAGTCGATGCGCCAGATCATCCAGTTCAAGCTTGACGCGCTGGGCACCGCCTGA
- the bamB gene encoding outer membrane protein assembly factor BamB, whose translation MLSGAEQQGKSRRKIARALVAGACLVALGGCSLFSKENKHPPAELKPVSATLSVRQAWKADVGKSGPYALQPAAAGNNVYVSANNGTIMALDGATGRTLWKAKTDVDITTGPGSDGSVTAVAGEKGAVYAFDASGKQIWKKQVNGEVLSAPLVGNGLVVVRTTDTRVLALDAQTGERRWIYQRSQTPLNLRAAMGMVFAGDGIVMGFPGGKLGVLTPGNGVLRWESAVSYPKGVSEIERLNDVTGQPMVSGRQVCATTFQGRIACLELASGQPQWGKDFSSPSGLTQDDNAIYASDEQSVVFAFDRQNGNERWKNNELRYRRLGAPLVLGRSVVMGDFEGYVHFLSRDDGTVLARMKTDGSAISAAPVVAGQTLVIQTRDGDVYGYVPG comes from the coding sequence ATGCTTTCCGGTGCCGAACAACAAGGCAAGTCCCGCCGCAAGATTGCCCGTGCGCTCGTCGCCGGCGCCTGCCTTGTGGCGTTGGGCGGTTGCTCGCTGTTCAGCAAGGAGAACAAGCATCCGCCGGCCGAGCTGAAGCCGGTGTCGGCGACGCTGTCCGTGCGTCAGGCCTGGAAGGCGGATGTCGGCAAGAGCGGGCCATACGCGCTGCAGCCGGCCGCAGCGGGCAACAACGTGTACGTATCGGCCAACAATGGCACGATCATGGCACTGGATGGAGCCACCGGTCGTACGCTGTGGAAGGCCAAGACCGACGTCGATATCACGACTGGCCCGGGCAGTGACGGCTCGGTGACTGCCGTGGCGGGGGAGAAGGGCGCGGTCTACGCATTCGATGCCAGCGGCAAGCAGATCTGGAAGAAGCAGGTCAACGGCGAAGTCCTGTCGGCCCCGCTGGTCGGCAACGGCCTGGTGGTCGTGCGCACCACCGATACCCGGGTACTCGCGCTGGACGCCCAGACCGGTGAGCGGCGCTGGATCTACCAGCGTTCGCAGACGCCGCTGAACCTGCGCGCCGCGATGGGCATGGTGTTCGCCGGTGACGGCATCGTGATGGGCTTTCCCGGTGGCAAGCTGGGGGTCCTGACGCCAGGCAACGGCGTGCTTCGCTGGGAGAGCGCGGTTTCGTATCCCAAGGGTGTTTCGGAGATCGAGCGCCTGAACGACGTCACCGGCCAGCCCATGGTCAGTGGCCGCCAGGTTTGCGCCACGACCTTCCAGGGCCGGATCGCCTGCCTGGAGCTGGCCAGTGGCCAGCCGCAGTGGGGCAAGGATTTCTCGTCGCCTTCCGGCCTGACCCAGGATGACAATGCCATCTATGCCAGCGACGAACAGTCCGTGGTCTTCGCGTTCGACCGCCAGAATGGCAACGAGCGCTGGAAGAACAACGAACTGCGCTATCGCCGCCTTGGCGCCCCGCTGGTCCTGGGCCGCTCGGTGGTGATGGGCGACTTTGAAGGCTATGTACATTTCCTCTCGCGTGACGATGGCACCGTGCTGGCGCGCATGAAGACCGATGGCAGTGCCATCAGCGCCGCGCCGGTGGTGGCCGGGCAGACCCTGGTCATCCAGACCCGCGACGGCGACGTCTACGGCTACGTGCCGGGCTGA